The following are from one region of the Acipenser ruthenus chromosome 19, fAciRut3.2 maternal haplotype, whole genome shotgun sequence genome:
- the LOC117974069 gene encoding B-cadherin-like — protein MSFQLVFLLFLFLHEVYPETQRSNELHVVTFPSSSAAGLRRQKRDWVLPPLSVSENEQGPFPKAVAWIKSTRAKAITVYYSITGPGADAPPEGLFTITKIGGGLYVTQPLDRESQAQYIVMSHAVDINGRTIEDPMELIIKVTDQNDNRPEFTMNTFLGNISEGSAVGAVVMKVTATDKDDPTMDNGVIGYSILNQEPKEPHSPMFSINKFGTISLVANGLDREAVAEYKLIIQAADMDGKGLSTTATAIITVTDQNDQAPQFKTAQETVSLPENEVGVLVMKLAVTDLDVPHTPAWNAKYTIVRGNTGNVFNITTEPSSNDGILRTAKGLDYETTRQYTLFVTVENEEPFTSILPTATATITVNVEDVSEAPIFNPLVKSVVVEENLPIGSTVAVYTAIDPDKEMKQTVTYRMGNDPAGWLEINNNGVIKAKQPMDRESIFVKDDTYTAMFLALDNASPPATGTGTLVVELTDVNDNSPEIVEREVRFCNKETVPQILNVVDRDTPIYAGPFKVQVLRDEEKNWTATMNDKGEHIILTMAKELKHNGYLLLLRVFDTDNKYQDISIKVMVCNCKGDEFSLYAQCPY, from the exons catgaaGTATACCCAGAAACACAGAGGAGTAATGAGCTTCACGTTGTGACATTTCCATCGTCGTCTGCAGCAGGCTTGAGGAGGCAGAAGAGAGACTGGGTCCTTCCACCTCTCAGTGTTTCTGAAAATGAACAGGGCCCATTCCCCAAAGCTGTGGCGTGG ataaaGTCCACCAGAGCCAAGGCAATTACAGTTTACTACAGCATAACAGGGCCTGGAGCAGATGCACCCCCAGAAGGGCTTTTCACAATTACAAAGATTGGTGGAGGACTGTATGTGACCCAGCCCTTGGATCGGGAGTCTCAAGCTCAATATATT GTCATGTCACATGCTGTTGACATTAATGGTAGAACAATTGAGGATCCTATGGAGCTCATAATTAAAGTTACTGATCAAAATGATAACAGACCAGAGTTCACGATGAACACCTTTCTTGGCAATATAAGCGAGGGATCAGCAGTAG GAGCTGTAGTTATGAAGGTGACAGCTACAGATAAAGATGACCCCACGATGGACAATGGTGTAATTGGGTATTCCATCCTAAACCAAGAACCTAAAGAACCCCACTCCCCCATGTTTTCCATTAACAAGTTTGGAACCATCAGTCTGGTTGCAAATGGGCTGGATAGAGAG GCAGTAGCTGAATATAAATTGATCATCCAGGCTGCAGATATGGATGGTAAGGGTCTCTCAACCACTGCCACAGCTATCATCACTGTAACAGATCAGAATGACCAAGCTCCACAGTTTAAAACTGCACAG GAAACTGTTTCACTGCCAGAAAATGAAGTGGGTGTATTGGTGATGAAATTAGCTGTGACAGATCTGGATGTGCCCCATACACCAGCCTGGAATGCCAAATACACAATTGTCAGAGGGAACACTGGAAATGTCTTCAATATCACCACAGAACCCAGCAGCAATGATGGAATTCTCAGAACAGCCAAG GGCCTTGATtatgagacaacaaggcaatacACGCTGTTTGTGACGGTTGAAAATGAAGAGCCATTTACCAGTATTCTACCAACAGCCACAGCTACCATTACAGTTAATGTAGAAGATGTCAGTGAGGCTCCCATTTTTAATCCACTGGTAAAGAGCGTTGTAGTTGAAGAGAACTTGCCTATTGGAAGTACTGTAGCAGTATACACTGCAATAGATCCAGACAAAGAGATGAAGCAGACTGTAAC ATATCGTATGGGGAACGATCCTGCAGGATGGCTGGAAATCAATAATAATGGAGTGATCAAAGCTAAACAACCTATGGATAGAGAGTCTATATTTGTCAAAGATGATACATATACTGCAATGTTTCTGGCATTGGACAATG CTAGCCCACCAGCCACAGGCACAGGAACTCTTGTGGTGGAATTGACAGATGTGAATGACAATAGTCCTGAAATAGTTGAAAGAGAAGTAAGATTTTGTAACAAGGAAACAGTGCCCCAAATACTGAATGTTGTAGACAGAGACACTCCGATCTATGCTGGTCCTTTTAAGGTACAAGTCCTGCGGGACGAGGAGAAAAACTGGACTGCCACCATGAATGATAAAG gAGAACACATTATTCTCACAATGGCCAAGGAGCTAAAGCACAATGGATATCTTCTTTTATTGAGAGTGTTTGATACTGATAACAAATACCAAGATATTAGCATTAAGGTGATGGTGTGTAACTGCAAAGGAGATGAATTCTCTCTATATGCACAGTGTCCTTACTAA
- the LOC117424675 gene encoding cadherin-1-like — MSFQLVFLLFLFLHEAYPEAQRSNELHVVTFPSSSAAGLGRQKRDWVIPPISVSENERGPFPKFVVQIKSNRAKEITVYYSITGPGADAPPEGLFTITRTGGELYVTQPLDRESQAQYILMSHVVDINGKTIEDPMEIIIKVTDQNDNRPKFTMNTFLGSISEGSAVGSVVMKVTATDKDDPMMDNSVIGYSILNQEPKEPHSPMFSINKSGTIRLVATGLDREKVAEYKLIIRAADMDGNGLSTTATAIITVTDKNGHTLLLPPNVEGVTAERFPWIGLLVRAVDTTKGIPVSNLRITVFKLEDSGKELKRRETSTGLTSAKGHFEMSNSLPSPGEYVVRLESGAYWKQQEKDFFHLYVESTFTVADSHQRYCITVLLAPFAYSTYEAC, encoded by the exons ATGTCATTTCAGTTGGTATTCCttttgttcctgtttctg CATGAAGCATACCCAGAAGCACAGAGGAGTAATGAGCTTCACGTTGTGACATTTCCATCGTCGTCTGCAGCAGGCTTGGGGAGGCAGAAGAGAGACTGGGTGATTCCACCTATCAGTGTTTCAGAAAATGAACGGGGCCCATTCCCCAAATTTGTGGTTCAG ataaaGTCCAACAGAGCCAAGGAAATTACAGTTTACTACAGCATAACAGGGCCTGGAGCAGATGCACCCCCAGAAGGGCTTTTCACAATTACAAGGACTGGTGGAGAATTGTATGTGACCCAGCCCTTGGATCGGGAGTCTCAAGCTCAATATATT ctCATGTCACATGTTGTTGACATTAATGGTAAAACAATTGAGGATCCTATGGAGATCATAATTAAAGTTACTGATCAAAATGACAACAGACCAAAGTTCACGATGAACACCTTTCTTGGCAGTATAAGCGAGGGATCAGCAGTAG GATCTGTAGTTATGAAGGTGACAGCTACAGATAAAGATGATCCCATGATGGACAATAGTGTAATTGGGTATTCCATCCTAAACCAAGAACCTAAAGAACCCCACTCCCCCATGTTTTCCATTAACAAGTCTGGAACCATCCGTCTGGTTGCAACTGGGCTGGATAGAGAG AAAGTAGCTGAATATAAATTGATCATCCGGGCTGCAGATATGGATGGTAACGGTCTCTCAACCACTGCCACAGCTATCATTACTGTAACAGATAAGAACGGCCATACTTTA CTGCTCCCTCCTAATGTCGAAGGTGTGACTGCAGAGCGGTTTCCATGGATTGGATTGTTAGTCAGGGCTGTGGACACTACGAAAGGCATTCCTGTCAGTAACCTGAGGATCACTGTATTCAAACTAGAGGATTCTGGCAAAGAACTGAAACGGAGAGAGACGAGCACAGG GCTGACAAGTGCTAAGGGACATTTTGAGATGTCAAACTCTCTTCCCTCCCCGGGAGAATACGTGGTGCGGCTGGAAAGTGGAGCTTACTGGAAACAGCAGGAGAAGGACTTCTTTCACCTGTATGTGGAG AGTACCTTCACTGTTGCAGATTCACATCAGAGGTACTGCATCACTGTTCTCCTGGCCCCCTTCGCTTACAGCACTTATGAAGCATGCTAA
- the LOC117424674 gene encoding cytosolic iron-sulfur assembly component 2B-like, with product MGGGTRLENANPLIFQRSGERQLTTEEEDEEFADPIDDREIFDLIRTINDPEHPLSLEELNVVEQVRVRVNDNDSTVSVEFTPTIPHCSMATLIGLSIKVKLLRSLPERFKIDVHITPGTHASEQAVNKQLGDKERVAAALENSHLLEVVNQCLSGRS from the exons ATGGGAGGAGGGACACGATTAGAAAATGCAAACCCGTTGATCTTCCAGCGATCCGGGGAGAGACAACTCACCACagaagaggaggatgaggagttTGCTGACCCGATAGACGACAGAGAGATTTTCG ATTTGATCAGGACGATTAACGATCCAGAGCATCCACTTTCACTGGAAGAATTAAACGTTGTTGAACAAGTGCGAGTTCGG GTGAATGATAATGACAGCACAGTGTCAGTGGAGTTCACTCCCACAATCCCTCACTGCAGCATGGCCACCCTGATTGGGttgtctattaaagtaaagctgCTTCGATCTTTACCTGAGAGGTTCAAG ATTGATGTGCACATTACTCCTGGAACCCATGCCTCTGAACAAGCAG TTAACAAACAGCTGGGGGACAAAGAAAGAGTGGCAGCGGCTTTGGAGAATTCCCACCTGCTGGAAGTTGTGAACCAGTGTTTGTCTGGCAGAAGTTAA
- the LOC117424479 gene encoding ankyrin and armadillo repeat-containing protein-like: MDQYDDKGWAPIHHAAYRNSSKSVERFVTSGAEQLELPTRDRLRSTPLLLAVSSASLQTTEVLVSLGADVAAVTTLSHGVVEVSASMLHVDLLEYFISLKNPKLDVYQRLIKFLDSDSDEEATSAGQAIVALSRGGEGKEAHTLPFIERGLVSVAVNVLKKKNIQEVKEQVLNILNNVLEEPGVKEQIFNSGGLPTLTSLLHKASQRVFLGTVLVIKEIAVEEKYAEALSSAGVLSALLEVLQLASENIAEGKEETFFLILVVDSLCSMAQASESCRNAMGKQKGFFSPLVGLLEAGNPKSLLMALCKAVSSMVARHPSNQTAFLKENGEVPLVQLLKVKSRDLQLGTIQAIYSLAEGNEHAQKRVLVSGGVKPLMQLLTKSRTVSVQEVVAETLWVLAGEDIDNQRSMASLIGVSLLTEFLCSLSERLQFRGLAAISVLAQSPRVLHSAMVAASVPQVLVRLLRSEREAIVLGAVRALRPICLGVCYTPHPGSQRSVAGSRGMNFLVALLTRSHSELLRGEVACTLAAVVLGNSETAALLRSHPDFSYGHVLRLLYSLRTEVRLLAGIAIATFAFNSVTRQRAIAESGGVRWHNFQPFLRCADPHYQLNAAFQCVVLSRIIPDKQPASACALAIQTIVGTLEHSQSKPILALAADCVGRLAHTRAGIPAAIVAIDTVSLLCGLLSSSGEQVQGSAAIALGYLSFNHQADRQLLKRCREEPQLARTLLYYTHTQRLSRTFLEGWRHLRELGLPPIREKTTFTSRPGQIKYFSKCISPPGQGTAFPHSDELQRRTGIAESSSDGLSRSSAQTHSTWTSRRLSPLRQLVTAEK, translated from the exons CGTCACTACTCTGAGCCATGGGGTGGTGGAGGTCAGTGCTTCCATGCTGCATGTAGACCTCCTGGAGTATTTCATCAGTCTGAAGAACCCCAAGCTGGACGTCTACCAGAGGCTCATCAAATTCCTCGATTCCGACAGCGATGAGGAGGCGACCAGTGCGGGACAAGCGATCGTGGCATTGAGCCGCGGGGGAGAGGGAAAGGAAGCCCACACCTTGCCCTTCATAGAACGTGGCTTGGTTTCCGTGGCCGTCAatgttctgaaaaagaaaaacatccagGAAGTGAAGGAGCAGGTCTTAAACATCTTGAACAATGTCTTGGAGGAGCCAGGTGTGAAGGAGCAGATCTTTAACAGTGGGGGTCTCCCTACCTTGACCTCCTTACTCCACAAGGCATCCCAGAGGGTCTTCCTTGGAACGGTATTGGTTATAAAGGAAATTGCTGTGGAAGAGAAATACGCTGAAGCCCTTTCTTCCGCCGGCGTGCTGTCTGCTCTGCTGGAGGTGCTACAGCTGGCCAGCGAGAACATCGCTGAAGGGAAAGAGGAGACCTTTTTTCTCATCCTGGTGGTGGACAGTTTGTGCTCCATGGCCCAGGCCAGTGAGAGCTGCCGGAATGCAATGGGGAAGCAGAAGGGCTTTTTCTCCCCATTGGTGGGTCTGCTTGAAGCAGGGAATCCGAAAAGCCTCCTGATGGCTCTGTGTAAAGCAGTGTCGAGCATGGTGGCGCGCCACCCCAGCAACCAGACCGCCTTTCTCAAGGAAAACGGCGAGGTGCCGCTCGTTCAGCTGCTCAAAGTGAAGAGCAGGGATCTGCAGCTCGGCACTATCCAAGCCATTTACAG CCTGGCGGAAGGGAATGAGCATGCTCAGAAGCGGGTGTTGGTGAGCGGGGGGGTAAAGCCGCTCATGCAGCTCCTGACAAAGAGTCGCACCGTGAGTGTGCAGGAGGTCGTCGCAGAAACGCTGTGGGTACTGGCGGGAGAGGACATAGACAACCAGAGAAGTATGGCCTCACTGATAG gTGTGAGCTTGCTGACGGAGTTTCTATGCTCTCTGTCGGAGCGGCTGCAGTTTAGAGGCCTGGCAGCGATCAGCGTGTTGGCACAGAGCCCGCGGGTCCTGCACAGCGCCATGGTGGCCGCCAGCGTTCCCCAGGTACTCGTCCGCCTGCTGCGCTCCGAGAGGGAGGCAATTGTCCTGGGGGCCGTCAGGGCGCTGCGGCCCATCTGCCTGGGGGTCT GTTACACCCCACATCCTGGGAGCCAGAGGTCGGTGGCCGGCTCACGAGGGATGAACTTCCTGGTGGCTCTCCTGACTCGCTCTCACTCCGAGCTGCTCCGAGGAGAGGTGGCCTGCACTCTCGCCGCTGTTGTGCTGG GCAACAGTGAAACCGCAGCGCTGCTTCGCAGTCACCCAGACTTCAGCTACGGGCATGTCCTACGACTTCTCTACTCCCTTCGGACCGAGGTGCGCCTGCTCGCTGGCATCGCCATAGCGACCTTCGCCTTTAACAGCGTAACCCGGCAGCGGGCGATCGCAGAGTCTGGGGGGGTGCGCTGGCACAACTTTCAGCCCTTCCTGCGCTGTGCCGACCCACACTACCAGCTCAATGCAGCCTTCCAG TGTGTGGTTCTGTCTCGAATTATCCCTGACAAGCAACCTGCTTCAGCATGCGCCCTGGCGATTCAAACCATCGTGGGCACCCTGGAACACTCTCAATCCAAACCCATCCTGGCGCTGGCAGCAGACTGCGTGGGGCGCCTGGCACACACACGAGCTG gAATCCCGGCTGCGATCGTCGCCATCGATACAGTGTCCCTGCTGTGTGGCCTGCTGTCCAGCTCGGGGGAGCAGGTCCAGGGCTCGGCTGCCATCGCTTTGGGGTACCTCAGCTTCAACCACCAGGCTGACCGGCAGCTGCTCAAACG gtgcagAGAAGAACCTCAGTTAGCCAGGACTCTCCTTTactacactcacacacagagactatCCCGCACCTTCCTCGAGGGCTGGAGACACCTGAGAGAGCTGGGGCTGCCTCCTATCAG AGAAAAAACAACCTTCACGTCTCGCCCAGGGCAGatcaaatatttttcaaaatgcatttcCCCACCAG GACAGGGGACAGCCTTTCCACACTCAGATGAGCTGCAGCGCAGGACAGGCATCGCAGAGAGCAGCTCAGACGGGCTCTCCCGATCCtccgcacagacacacagcacctGGACATCTCGACGTCTCTCTCCACTGAGACAGCTCGTCACAGCAGAGAAGTAA